Proteins from a genomic interval of Chitinophagales bacterium:
- a CDS encoding SO2930 family diheme c-type cytochrome: MKKTILISSTCLLILSIAFAAKRDLQQTTTKTKLSEYAFFEGKMEEMIPAEGVLPYDLNTPLFSDYAEKMRFVKMPENQTVGFNDSTVLDFPVGTTLIKTFFYFNDVREPEKGRKLLETRLLIHEVSGWEALVYVWNEEQTEADLEVAGAEREVAWKNEKGKKQKLNYLIPNLNQCKGCHNKAQKMTPIGPSISQLNGDFAYSERMENQLLHWQSLGILQGLPENLADVPKTPIWDNAQSGDLNSRARAYLDINCAHCHSEQGPARTSGLYLSYYEQDATALGINKSPVAAGRGSGDRQFTIVGGKPDESIMIFRMESEDAGIRMPEISRQLVHKEGVDLIRQWIEAL; the protein is encoded by the coding sequence ATGAAAAAAACAATTCTTATAAGTAGCACATGCTTGCTAATTCTCAGCATCGCCTTTGCAGCCAAAAGGGATTTGCAGCAAACAACTACGAAAACCAAATTATCGGAGTACGCTTTTTTTGAAGGAAAGATGGAAGAAATGATACCTGCTGAAGGCGTGTTACCTTATGACTTGAATACACCGCTTTTTTCGGACTATGCGGAGAAAATGCGTTTTGTGAAAATGCCTGAAAACCAAACTGTGGGCTTCAACGATTCAACTGTTTTGGATTTTCCAGTTGGCACTACTTTGATAAAAACCTTTTTTTACTTCAATGATGTGCGAGAACCTGAAAAAGGTAGAAAATTGTTGGAAACCCGCTTGTTGATACACGAGGTGTCGGGATGGGAAGCTTTGGTCTATGTTTGGAATGAGGAACAAACGGAGGCAGACTTAGAAGTAGCGGGAGCAGAGCGAGAGGTGGCGTGGAAAAATGAAAAAGGCAAAAAACAAAAACTCAACTATTTGATTCCCAATTTGAATCAGTGTAAAGGTTGTCACAACAAAGCCCAGAAAATGACTCCCATCGGACCTTCAATTAGTCAATTGAATGGCGATTTTGCCTATTCGGAGAGAATGGAAAACCAATTGTTGCATTGGCAAAGTTTGGGAATCTTGCAAGGTTTACCCGAAAACTTGGCAGATGTCCCCAAAACACCTATTTGGGACAATGCACAAAGTGGTGATTTGAATAGCCGAGCAAGGGCCTATTTAGACATCAATTGCGCTCATTGCCACAGTGAGCAAGGCCCTGCCCGTACTTCGGGTTTATATTTGAGCTACTACGAACAAGATGCTACTGCTTTGGGTATCAACAAGTCACCTGTTGCAGCAGGGCGAGGTTCGGGAGATCGACAATTTACCATCGTTGGAGGAAAGCCAGATGAGTCCATTATGATTTTTCGGATGGAATCGGAAGATGCGGGGATTCGAATGCCCGAAATCAGTCGACAACTTGTTCACAAAGAGGGTGTTGATTTGATTCGTCAGTGGATTGAAGCGTTATAA
- a CDS encoding parallel beta-helix domain-containing protein, with the protein MKKILIFTLLSCVYIFSVQAQSDYQKELQTQFILAKDGEIITLKAGTFHFTRSLSLEGKKDITIQGEGMEKTVLNFKGQQDGAEGITINNCQNITIQNLTVQDTKGDGIKTMNVERIHFLRVKAEWTGKPNKNNGAYGLYPVSCNKVLIDGCVAVGASDAGIYVGQSNHIIVRNSKAYHNVAGIEIENSTMADVYNNESYNNTGGILVFDLPDLQQKKGGNVRVFNNIIRENNLPNFAPKGNIVASVPDGTGVMILATNNVEIFDNKIENNKTLGISIVSYFMTENPINDKEYYPYPTGIYIHSNEFERKPMKATKKGRLGKLFWLKLRFGKDVPDIVYDGIVDPNTQDENGNIETKYQICIRNNKNAEFINIDAENGFKNKSRDILPHDCERVALKKAEF; encoded by the coding sequence ATGAAAAAGATACTTATTTTCACCTTACTAAGTTGCGTTTATATCTTCTCAGTTCAAGCCCAATCCGACTACCAAAAAGAACTGCAAACACAATTCATTTTGGCGAAAGACGGCGAAATCATTACCCTCAAAGCAGGAACTTTTCACTTTACACGCAGCTTATCACTTGAAGGTAAAAAAGACATCACAATTCAAGGTGAAGGAATGGAAAAAACCGTTCTAAACTTCAAAGGACAACAAGATGGTGCGGAGGGAATCACCATCAACAATTGCCAAAACATCACCATCCAAAATCTCACAGTTCAGGACACCAAAGGAGATGGTATCAAAACCATGAATGTGGAGCGCATTCATTTTTTGAGGGTGAAAGCAGAATGGACAGGAAAACCCAATAAGAACAATGGAGCTTATGGACTCTATCCCGTTAGCTGCAACAAGGTATTGATAGATGGATGTGTAGCAGTTGGAGCGTCTGATGCTGGAATTTATGTAGGACAATCCAATCACATTATTGTCCGAAACAGCAAAGCTTACCACAATGTAGCCGGCATTGAAATAGAAAATTCTACAATGGCAGATGTTTACAACAACGAATCTTACAACAATACAGGAGGAATATTGGTATTCGATTTGCCCGATTTGCAGCAAAAAAAGGGAGGAAATGTGCGGGTTTTCAACAATATAATAAGAGAAAACAATTTGCCCAATTTTGCGCCCAAAGGAAATATTGTAGCTTCTGTACCAGATGGAACAGGTGTGATGATTTTGGCAACCAACAATGTCGAAATTTTTGACAACAAAATCGAAAATAACAAAACTTTGGGTATTTCTATTGTGAGTTATTTTATGACCGAAAATCCTATCAACGATAAAGAGTACTACCCTTATCCCACAGGTATTTATATACACAGCAACGAATTTGAGCGAAAACCAATGAAGGCTACTAAGAAAGGGCGACTGGGGAAATTGTTTTGGCTCAAACTCAGGTTTGGTAAAGATGTGCCAGACATTGTATATGATGGAATTGTTGATCCGAATACACAAGACGAAAATGGAAATATTGAAACCAAATACCAAATTTGTATTCGCAACAATAAAAATGCGGAATTTATCAACATTGATGCAGAAAATGGTTTTAAGAACAAAAGCCGAGATATTTTACCGCATGATTGTGAGCGAGTTGCTCTAAAAAAAGCAGAGTTTTAA